The Opitutaceae bacterium genome has a window encoding:
- a CDS encoding NAD(P)/FAD-dependent oxidoreductase, whose amino-acid sequence MSFSHAIVVGGGAAGFFGAITCAETFPGREVRLLEATGHLLAKVRISGGGRCNVTHACWEPRELVKRYPRGSRELLGAFSRWQPRDTVAWFEARGVALKAEEDGRMFPTTDDSSTIVGCLEKAAHDAGVKIELHAAVREVTVHPGGSPRFTLALTDGTSLACDRLLIATGGNKSTLPLLARLGHAIEPPVPSLFTFNITDPRLAGLAGLSVPNAATWVVGTKLREQGPVLVTHWGLSGPGILKLSAWGARELASLHYRFPLRVNWLGTQSVEKAKEQLAAERVQHPKRQLATANPFGLPGRLWEKLLHHVGAAPDLQWAGAGNALLAKLANELCGAEFAVEGKSTNKEEFVTCGGVRLSEVDFKTLESRVCPGLHFAGEVLDIDGITGGFNFQAAWTTARLAGLAMGPLSQARSTAV is encoded by the coding sequence ATGTCTTTTTCACATGCCATCGTTGTCGGCGGCGGGGCGGCCGGTTTTTTCGGCGCCATCACGTGCGCCGAGACCTTTCCCGGTCGGGAGGTCAGGCTGCTGGAGGCGACGGGGCATCTGCTGGCGAAGGTTCGGATATCCGGCGGGGGTCGATGCAATGTGACCCACGCCTGTTGGGAACCGCGGGAGCTGGTGAAACGCTACCCCCGGGGCTCCCGCGAACTTCTGGGAGCATTCTCACGCTGGCAGCCAAGGGACACGGTCGCGTGGTTCGAGGCCCGGGGGGTCGCCCTCAAGGCCGAAGAGGACGGGCGGATGTTCCCGACGACCGACGACTCCTCCACGATCGTGGGTTGCCTGGAAAAGGCAGCCCATGACGCCGGGGTCAAAATTGAGCTGCACGCAGCGGTGCGCGAGGTGACCGTGCATCCCGGAGGGTCGCCCCGGTTTACACTGGCGCTCACCGACGGCACCTCGCTCGCTTGCGATCGGCTGCTGATTGCCACCGGCGGCAACAAGTCCACCCTGCCGCTGCTTGCCCGTTTGGGACATGCCATCGAGCCACCGGTACCATCGCTTTTCACCTTTAACATCACGGATCCCCGCCTCGCCGGCCTCGCGGGATTGTCGGTGCCGAATGCCGCCACCTGGGTCGTCGGGACAAAGCTTCGCGAGCAGGGTCCCGTACTCGTGACCCACTGGGGCCTGAGCGGACCGGGGATCCTGAAGCTCTCGGCCTGGGGGGCCCGCGAACTCGCGTCCCTGCACTACCGTTTCCCACTTCGTGTGAACTGGCTCGGCACTCAGTCTGTGGAGAAGGCGAAGGAACAACTGGCCGCCGAGCGCGTGCAGCACCCGAAGCGGCAACTCGCCACAGCCAATCCCTTCGGGCTGCCCGGCCGCCTGTGGGAAAAACTCCTGCATCATGTCGGGGCTGCTCCGGATCTGCAATGGGCAGGCGCAGGCAACGCCCTGCTGGCAAAGCTGGCAAACGAGCTCTGCGGCGCGGAGTTTGCGGTGGAGGGCAAGAGCACCAACAAGGAGGAATTTGTCACCTGCGGCGGTGTGAGGCTGAGTGAGGTTGATTTCAAAACCTTGGAAAGTCGCGTTTGCCCCGGCCTGCACTTTGCCGGTGAGGTGCTCGATATCGACGGAATCACCGGCGGATTTAACTTCCAAGCCGCCTGGACGACCGCGCGCCTTGCAGGGCTGGCAATGGGGCCGCTTTCGCAAGCTCGCTCGACAGCCGTGTAA
- a CDS encoding AEC family transporter: protein MLSYWQLLLLLVPVFALIAIGVATRKAGWLTTEADSSLLKLVFNCLYPCLIFENVVNNPALKDPRNLIAAPTLGFACMSACFLLAYWIAGLAGMTKGHGRRAFGYAVGINNFGYMPIPLMAGLFGKDSLGTLLVHNVGCEAAIWTVGIFLLSGVSLREGWRRIINAPVLSLIAGLVGNQLDLGSRIPIPLAETIHACAVCAVPVGLILTGAVLAEFLVEPRALVDRLTTPLSIVLRLGLFPFIYLGAALLLPLTVEMQRVLIVQAAMPCGVMMIAIIKHQGGHTLTGVRAMIGTTALGIFTIPLWLKVGLAWIP from the coding sequence ATGCTCTCGTATTGGCAGTTGCTGCTCCTGCTCGTGCCCGTATTCGCATTGATCGCGATCGGGGTCGCCACGCGGAAGGCGGGATGGCTGACGACCGAGGCGGATTCCAGCCTGCTGAAGCTGGTATTCAACTGCCTGTACCCGTGCCTCATCTTCGAGAATGTGGTGAACAACCCGGCGCTGAAAGACCCGCGCAACCTCATCGCCGCGCCCACGCTCGGCTTTGCCTGCATGTCAGCGTGCTTCCTCCTGGCCTACTGGATCGCGGGATTGGCCGGCATGACGAAGGGCCACGGGCGACGAGCGTTCGGTTATGCGGTCGGGATAAACAACTTCGGATACATGCCAATCCCGCTCATGGCCGGCCTGTTCGGGAAAGATAGCCTCGGCACGCTGCTCGTTCACAATGTCGGCTGCGAGGCGGCGATCTGGACGGTCGGCATTTTCCTGCTCTCGGGGGTCTCGTTGCGAGAGGGGTGGAGGCGGATCATCAACGCACCTGTACTTTCCTTGATTGCCGGTCTGGTTGGAAACCAGCTCGACCTCGGCTCGCGGATACCGATTCCGCTGGCAGAAACCATCCACGCCTGCGCGGTCTGTGCGGTTCCCGTCGGCCTGATCCTCACCGGGGCTGTGCTTGCCGAATTCCTCGTCGAACCACGTGCCCTTGTCGACCGCCTGACCACGCCGCTTTCCATCGTGCTTCGCCTGGGCCTTTTCCCGTTCATCTACCTGGGTGCCGCCCTGCTGCTTCCCCTGACCGTGGAAATGCAGCGCGTCCTGATCGTACAGGCAGCGATGCCCTGCGGGGTCATGATGATTGCAATTATCAAGCATCAGGGAGGGCACACCCTTACCGGCGTCAGGGCCATGATCGGGACCACCGCTTTGGGGATATTCACGATTCCTCTTTGGTTGAAGGTAGGCCTCGCTTGGATACCCTGA
- a CDS encoding TerC family protein, whose product MEWITDPNIWIALLTLTALEIVLGIDNIIFISILTGKLPPEEQAKARKIGLSLALITRILLLCSIAWIMRLSTPLFTLPVFDRPISGRDLILLLGGLFLVAKSVIEIHEKFEAHDETVKNVRAKAFGKVIFQILLLDIVFSLDSVITAVGMANEIAVMIAAVVIAMGVMLAFAGSISDFVNKHPTLKMLALAFLILIGMTLIGEAMGHHIPKGYIYFSMAFAFAVEMLNLRLRIKGDKPAKH is encoded by the coding sequence ATGGAATGGATTACTGACCCAAACATCTGGATCGCACTGCTCACACTGACAGCGCTCGAAATCGTACTCGGCATCGACAACATCATTTTCATCTCGATCCTCACCGGAAAGCTACCGCCGGAAGAACAGGCAAAGGCTCGCAAGATCGGCCTGAGCCTGGCGTTGATCACGCGTATTCTGCTGCTGTGCTCGATCGCCTGGATCATGCGCCTTTCCACACCACTCTTCACGCTGCCCGTATTCGACCGGCCGATCTCGGGCCGCGACCTGATCCTGTTGCTCGGCGGCCTCTTCCTTGTCGCAAAGAGTGTGATTGAGATCCACGAGAAGTTCGAAGCCCACGATGAGACAGTAAAGAACGTGCGTGCGAAGGCCTTCGGTAAAGTGATCTTCCAGATCCTGCTCCTCGACATCGTCTTCTCGCTGGATTCCGTGATCACCGCCGTTGGCATGGCCAATGAGATTGCAGTCATGATCGCCGCCGTGGTGATTGCCATGGGTGTCATGCTCGCATTCGCGGGCAGTATCAGTGACTTCGTGAACAAGCATCCCACGCTCAAGATGCTTGCCCTCGCATTTCTCATTTTGATCGGAATGACCCTTATTGGCGAGGCCATGGGCCACCATATCCCGAAGGGCTACATCTACTTCTCCATGGCTTTCGCCTTCGCGGTCGAAATGCTCAACCTGCGCCTGCGCATCAAGGGCGATAAGCCGGCGAAGCACTGA
- the argC gene encoding N-acetyl-gamma-glutamyl-phosphate reductase, with protein MKVGVIGASGYSGELLVKLLLAHPKVNLAAVTSRSQAGKSLAQVIPALRGQDRGLRFVDSNAEALAMSDIELFFLALPHGAAAEYAKVLVPAGKRVIDLSADFRIADLNTYEKYYGKHHAPDLLPQARYILPELTANGWQNQIKLAAAPGCYPTSMLVPLVPLLKDGVISRDHIVINAYSGVSGAGKKAEEMYLFVERAESVKAYGLVKHRHLAEVEEQIALLTGAPTVIQFNPHLAPMRRGIATTITVPAAPGATIESLYAAWDKAYSGRPFVQILTSGETPDTAHVVDTNRVDMSAVFDPRTKNFIITAAEDNLKKGASGQAIQIMNLWYGFPETEGLV; from the coding sequence ATGAAAGTAGGCGTCATAGGTGCATCAGGCTATTCCGGCGAACTTCTGGTCAAGCTGCTCCTCGCTCACCCGAAGGTGAACCTCGCTGCCGTCACATCTCGCTCGCAAGCGGGCAAATCGCTGGCGCAGGTGATCCCCGCCTTGCGCGGACAGGACCGCGGCCTGCGTTTTGTCGATTCCAATGCCGAGGCTCTCGCCATGAGCGACATCGAGCTGTTCTTCCTGGCCCTTCCTCATGGCGCGGCGGCGGAGTATGCCAAGGTGCTGGTGCCGGCGGGGAAACGCGTCATCGACCTGAGCGCCGATTTCCGTATCGCGGACCTGAATACCTACGAGAAGTACTATGGGAAACATCATGCGCCGGACCTTTTGCCGCAAGCCCGCTACATTCTCCCTGAACTGACCGCGAATGGCTGGCAGAACCAGATCAAGCTCGCGGCCGCCCCCGGTTGCTACCCGACCAGCATGCTTGTGCCACTCGTGCCCCTCCTGAAAGACGGCGTGATCTCACGGGACCACATTGTCATCAACGCCTACAGCGGCGTATCGGGCGCGGGCAAGAAAGCCGAAGAGATGTACTTGTTCGTCGAGCGGGCGGAGAGCGTGAAGGCGTACGGACTCGTCAAGCACCGCCACCTCGCCGAGGTCGAGGAACAGATCGCACTGCTTACCGGGGCACCCACGGTGATTCAATTCAACCCCCACCTTGCGCCGATGAGGCGAGGCATAGCGACGACAATCACGGTGCCGGCTGCACCCGGCGCTACAATCGAGTCGCTCTACGCAGCGTGGGACAAAGCGTACTCGGGCCGTCCGTTCGTCCAGATCCTTACTTCAGGGGAGACGCCCGACACCGCACATGTCGTCGACACCAACCGGGTCGACATGTCGGCAGTTTTCGATCCCCGGACCAAGAACTTCATCATCACGGCAGCCGAGGATAACCTGAAGAAGGGGGCGAGCGGGCAGGCGATCCAGATCATGAATCTCTGGTACGGGTTTCCGGAGACCGAGGGTCTCGTGTAA